AAATTGAGTTAAATAATGAAAATGCATGCTTCACAGATATAATACTCCTAATTAACAGCTCCAATGAGTCCTTTAGTTGGGAGGGTTCCGGTGGAATAATTGGTGAACTTGATGAATTTGAATTATGTAATGCTGATTGGTGTATTGAATCATTTGCATATGATCCAAATTACAGTGAAATATATTTAAGCTTTATTAACGAAGGCACATATGTTTTAAATACATTTATTAATGAGTGTCCGGAACTGACTAACACAATTACATTCAATGTGGTAGAAAACTGTAGTTCTGCAAATTTAGAAACACACCTCAATTTTCAGATGTTTTTAGATGCAAATAATAATTTAAATATTAATAATCTAGAGCAACCATCAAGCTTAGAAATTTACAATACTATTGGAAAAAAATTGATAGAATCAAACATCAATAAAAAAAATAATCTTATCCAATTAAATCAGTATAGTAAAGGAATATATACTATTCAAATACATAATGAAAACTCCTCATTTAGTAAAAAAATCTATATTAATTGATGAAAGAAAAAGTGTTAATCACTGGAGCAGGTGGATTAATAGCCAAAAATTTAGGCAAAATATTACTTCATTCTGGATATAATATTTGCTTTTTAAGTTCTAATAAAAAAAATCTTAGTTCAAATACCTTTTACTGGAATTTTGAAGAAAAATATATTGATGAAAATGCTTTACACAATGTAGACCATATAATCCATTTAGCAGGATATAATATTGCCAGTAATTGGAACAAAAAAAATAAAAAATTAATGCGAGATAGTAGACTCAAAACATCCGAGTTAATTTATAATAAGTTTGTAGACTTAAAAACTTATCCTAAAACATTTATTAGTGCCTCTGCCATGGGATATTATGGTTTTAACCAAAATGGGACAAAAAATGAAACAGAAAAACCCGGCACTGACTGGATGGCACAACTATGTGTTGATTGGGAAAGTTGCGCAGATCAATTTACTAAACTTGGATCTAATGTAATAAAACTAAGACTTCCTTTAGTACTAGATAAAAATGCTGAAATATTAAAAAAATCATTAATGAGCTTTTATTTTGGTTTTGGAGTAGTATTTGCAAATGGCCAACAAAAATTACCTTGGATTCATATTGAAGATGTTGTCCGTTTTATTGCCTTTGCATTAAAAAATAAAAAAATAAAAGGCGTCTATAATATAGCAAGCAGAGATAATATATCTCATTATCAATTTATTGATATGATTAAAAAAGTAAAATATACATATTCCATGCTGATATATATGCCTCAATTACTTATAAAACTTATATTTTTTAAAAAACATGTTTTATTACTAAACAATATTTCTTTAGATACAAAAAAAATACAAAATGAGAATTTTGAACTAAAATATCCTACAATAGAAAAAGCTATAACAAACTTACTATTATAGCTATTTATTTCTCCTAAATCCTATTTTTTTCTTTTTCACTTTATTTAATGAATTTTCAATTTCTTCATGAGTTTGAGGGGAAATTCTAATTTCTACATCTAATGCCTTCGCCATCATATCGTGCCATTCTTGTTGTTGTTGAGAAAAGTAATTATCAGATCGAGCAATGTTCCGGATGTCCATTAAAAAATATTCTCTCTGAGCTATGTTGAAATTAGGCTGTTGCTTTAAAAACTCAATCATTGAAAACATTACGCCTATTTGATCATGAATAGTTTTTATATTTTCACGCCCCCATGCTATAGTTTCCAAAATCACCTGATTAAGCTTTTCCTTTTGGCTCCCAGACCATCTCAACATGAAATTTGTAATTATTTTTTTTTCTGAATTTGCAAGCCTACCATCAGTAGTAAATGCAAAACTCTGATAAATAAAAAATATACAATGTAAAGTGTTTAAATTTGTTTTTGTTTCCATATGAGTGTTTTTAAATATTAACTAAAAAAATATTTTGACTACCATTTTCCGTACATAGGATTAGGAAAAATAAATTTATTTACACCAAACTTGTAATTTTTGTCCTCAGGAAAATCCCCCATTGCATCACCAAAATAAGCAATAATTTTTTTTGCTCCATGTGCCTTCATTCTGTTCTTTCCTAAAAAAACCTCATCCCTTCTATTAATCTTAGTATCATTTTTATCAAGCTTCAACAAAAAAATATCATCGCTAAAAAAAACCCCTAAATCTTTCATATTATTTTTTGTAGCCATTAAAGTAGTGTTATCTCTATTACTTAAAAAAATAATTTTAGCATCTTTAATTTTTTTATATCTTAAAATGAAGTCCTTGGATCCAGGCACTAATTTAGCTTCTTCTCGTTTAACCCATTTATTCCAACTTTTTGGATTATATTCTTCTGACTTATTAAATAAATTTATCTGATATTGTGAATTATCTAAAACTGTTTCATCTAAATCCATAATAATCACTGGCTCATCTAAAGAAGCAACTTTATTTCTTATTGAAATCCATGCATTAAAATAAATTTGTTCACATAAAGATTTATATTCTGAAGATTGAGTCACCCATTGAACATCATTAGGCAACACTTTACTCTCTTGACTAATAGCAAAGAAGGAAATAATAATAAGTAGATACAAAACCCATCTATTTTTCATAATAATATTTTTTATTTTTTTCTTGTTTAAATAATAAGTGGACCATACTGGATTCGAACCAGTGACTTCTACCCTGTCAAGGTAACACTCTAAACCAACTGAGTTAATGGTCCTTAGTTAAAAAAAAATCCCTCTATTTAAAAGGGATTTATTGTTTTAGTGGGCGATACTGGATTCGAACCAGTGACCCCCTGCTTGTAAGGCAGGTGCTCTGAACCAACTGAGCTAATCGCCCCAATAGAGAATGCAAATATATAAATCTTTCATGCTTTATCTAAATATTTTAGAAAATCTGATACAACAAATGTACTTCCACAAATACAAATTAAGTCATTTTCATCTGTTTTACTTAGTAAATAATCATATGCCTCAAATGAAAAATCAAATACTTCGTAAGTTAAATTATATCGATCAAAATACTTTGAAAGCTTATTTGGGTCTAATATTCTTGAATTATAACTTCCAGTTAAATAATAAGTAAAGTTCGAAGGAAACAAGGAAATTATAGAATTAATATCCTTGTCATGAGAAAGACCTAATATAATGGAAGTTTTTTTATTCAATTTTAATAGCTGACCTACAACCAATTTCATTGAATTATAATTATGAGCGATGTCACAAATAACCTTAGGTTTTTTATTTAATACTTGCCAACGTCCTAAAAGTCCAGTGTTCTTCACTACATTTAGTAAACCATTTACAATATTTACATCTGTAATATCATAAATAGGTCTCAGAATATCTACAGCACTTATACAGGTGTTAATATTTTTATTTTGATATTCTCCTTTTAAATCAGAATTATAATTATAATTAGATGAATAATATATTGGTGCATTTAATTTTTTTGCATTTTTCTCAATTATATATGAACATGAATTCTTTTCACCTATCAAGATAGGAGTGTTCTTTTTGACTATACCAGCCTTTTCATTTGTTATTGACTCAAGGGAGTTTCCTAATAAATTAGTATGATCAATTGAAGTATTCGTAATAATAGATAAAATTGGACAAATTACATTTGTCGCATCTAAACGTCCACCTAGACCCACCTCTATAATTGCAAAATCGACTTTTTCAGAAATAAAATAATCAAATGCCATAGCAACATTCATTTCAAAGAATGACATATGAATTTTTTCAAAGTATCTTTTATATTTATTTATAAAATCTTCCACAAATACTTTTGATATTTTAATGCCATCTATCCTAATTCTTTCTCTGAAGTCTAATATATGAGGAGAAGTAAATAAACCTACTTTATATCCTGATTGTTGTAATACGGAACATAACATGTGTGCAACAGAGCCTTTACCATTTGTTCCTGCAATATGAATTGATTTAAATTGTGAAAGATCGAAGTTATGTTTATCAAAAAAAAATTTAACATTATCAATATCTTCCTTGTATGCAGATTTACCTTTTTCCTGATAAGATGGGAGCTGGTTATAGATCCAATGTATCGCCTCATTAAAATTCATCAATTTCGATAAAAATTATACGTTATTTGGCCGATTTGGATTTCAGGAGCATCATAGTAGGGTGTCCAAGTAGTGCTAAGAGCAGCAATTTTTGCTTCATTTAGTAGACATGATGCAGATTCAGTTGTTCCTCTAACTCCGGCCTCAGCCTTAATAGTTTTTCCTTGTCTATTCACCCAAACACGAACAACAATAGTTCCTGACTCATCACAATTATATTGGGGTTTGATTTTGACTACAGCAAATCTATTGTCCGATAAGATGTAACCGTCATTCTTTTCGTTAATTTCTAAATTATCCACAATGATTGTATCCTCCATATTTTCATTAAATAATTCTTGAGATGATTGAGGTTGATTTAATTTATCGAGAGCCTGTTCTAGCTCAAGACTAATATAAACCTCCTCCTTCGTTTCATTGTCTTGAAAAGTGACCGTATCTTCATCATTAGGTAGCACAGTGTCATCTTCTTTTTCTTTAATTAATTTTTCGACATTTTTCACCTGATCAATTAATTCATTCTCTATTGATTGATTATCCTGAACAAGAGTTGTTTCTTGTATTTCATGTAGACTTTCGTATGGTAAATATTGAACCTCAATACCTTCAGGGGGTAAAATAAAATTCGATCCCATTGTAGAATAAATACATACAATAATAAATACTACATGAAACAACAAAGTTCCAAAAAAACCTAATCTTTTATTTCTAGAATTAAACATAGTATTAATTAGGTTGTGTGGCTAAAACAATCTTAAAATTATTACGATATGCTACATCCATAACTTCTACGACATATTCTAAAGGAATAGTTTGTGCAGCTCTTAAAATGATTGTAGTATCATTTCCTTTCATATGTGTTTGAATTTTGGATTCTAAAAAAATTCTTTCAATGGATTCATTATTAATAAAGTATCTCAAATCTTCGGTAATTGAAATAGATATAGTTTGTTTTTTAAGGGGTTGAGCAGAACTTGAAGGCAACACAATGTCAAGAGCATTAGTTGTTACTAAAGTGGATGTCAACATAAAAAATATTAGCAATAAGAATACGATATCTGTCATTGAAGACATACTGAAATTGGGATTGATTTTATTTTCTGATTTTAAAAACATTAATTATTCTTTTGATCATAAATTAAATCTAAAAACTCAATCACAGTAGATTCCATTTCAAATACTGCTTTAGAAATTTTTGATACTAAATAATTATAACTTATATAGGCCATAATTCCAACAAATAATCCAGCAATAGTAGTTGTCATGGCAGTATAAATTCCTCTTGACAACATTTCAATATCTATTTGCCCACCTGAACTTGCCATCTCATAAAATGCAAGGACCATACCAATTACAGTTCCTAGAAACCCAATCATGGGGGCACTACCAGATATTGTACCTAATATTGCTAAATTATTTTCTAATTTAGATAACTCTAATTTTCCTATATTATTTATTGAAACTGAAATATCTTCAAGTGACTTGTCAATTCTAACAATGCCCTTTTCTAAAATTCTAGCTATTGGAGTATCAGTATTTTGGCATAAATCAATCGCAGATGAATGCTTTCCATCATACAAAAAATCTTTAATTGAATTAAAAAAATAATCATCTTTTTGTAATGCTTTTTTAATAGTAAAATATCTTTCTAAAAAGAGATAAATTGTTATAAAAGATAAAAGAAATAAAAATATAATGATAACCTGACCAGCTACTCCACCTTGAAAAAACAAATCTATTACAGAAATATCATCTGTATAAATTCCTAAATCACTAGATTCTTGAATTAATAAGCTATCTAATTGACAAAAATTAAAATAATAAAACATAATAATTTGATTTAATTTATAAAAACTGTAAAATGATATAGGCAAGAGCACCATAAATATAACCTATAAAAGCTAAAAATGATATCTTTTTTAAATACCACATAAAATCTATTTTTAAAATACCCATTACAGCTACACCTGCTGCAGATCCAATAATTAAAACACTTCCTCCTGTGCCCGCGCAATATGCTAAAAATTCCCAAAAAGTGCCATCCTGTGCAAAGGGACCTACTGAATCAATAGGGTACATACCCATAGCTGCTGCTACTAATGGAACATTATCTACAATAGCCGACATTAAACCTACAATTACATTAATAACGTAAATATTGCCAATTGTATTATTTAAATAATTAGCAAGGGAATTTAAAATACCTGCTGACTGTAAACAAGAAACTGCTAATAGAATTCCTAGAAAGAAAAAAATCGTAGGTGTTTCCACTTTCTTTAATACTCCTATTACAGTTAAGTTGGATTTTTCTTCTAGATTTTTTGACCTATGTAGTACTTCAGTTACAACCCACAGAACACCTAAACTAAGTAACATACCCATATAAGGAGGAAGATGTGTAACTGTTTTAAAAACAGGGACAAATAACAAACCTGCAACACCTAATGAAAAAACTAAATTTCGTTCAAATGAAGTTGTAAGATTTAATTGATTTTCAACAGAATTATGATTTTTTGGTCTTATAATTTTTCCTTTAAGAGTAAATGATAAATAAATTAATGGAGCCAACATACAAATTAAACTAGGAATAAAAATTGAAGTTATAATATTGAGTGCCGATACTTGGCCCCCGATCCATAACATAATTGTTGTAACATCACCGATAGGTGACCATGCTCCTCCGGCGTTACATGCTAATATAACCATACCTCCAAAAAACCAAATATCATCTTTACCCTTAATTATCTTAGGTAGTAAAGCTGCCATAACAATTGCTGTTGTAAGATTATCAAGCACTGCTGAAAAGAAAAAACTTAAAATCGATATAATCCATAACAGTTTAATTCTATCTGATGTTTTTATTTTATTTGTAATAATAGAAAATCCTTGATGAGAATCAACTAATTCAACTATTGTCATAGCACCTAGTAAAAAAAATAGAATTTCAGAAATATGAACTAAGTGATATTGTAACTCTTTTGAAATTTGATAATAACCCGAATCCGCACACAAAACTAAAATAGTCCAACAAATAACCCCTGTCACAATTGCTGTTGCAGCCTTATCAATTTTAATAGGATGTTCAAAAGCAATACACAAATAGCCGAGAAAAAAAATTATAATCAATGTTGTAATCACGATGAATTTTGTTTAGTTAATAATTTATTTAATGCAATTTCTAGAGCTGTAGAAGTTATGTTAACATTACTTGAACTATGCTCATAACATTCTAACAAAGCTTTATATATTATTTTAGAACAATCTTCAAATATATCCTTATCGGTTAGTAAGACTCTTCTTTCAGACATTAAATATGCAAAAACTCTAGCCATTCCACAATTTGAAATAAAGTCAGGAATAACACTCATATTTTTATCTGCATGCTCAGCAATTGAGCCATAAAATATTTCTTTATTAGCAAAGGGAACATTAGCACCTGATGAAATAAGCTGAACACCTGAGTTAAGTAGTCTGTTAACTTGATCTAACTCTAATAATCTAGAAGCAGCACATGGAATAAATACATCAGCCTTTAGATCCCAAATTTGCTTATTTACTTCTTCAAAAGCAATTAGATTTGGGGATATTAATTTATTATTTTCCTTATTCAAAAAAAGTTTCTTAATCTCTTCAGTTGAAAATCCATTTGTATTTATAAGTCCGCCATTAATATCAATTATACCTACGATCAAAGCACCAAACTTGGACAGATAATAAGCAGCAGAAGAACCTACATTTCCCCAGCCCTGAACAATGACTCTTTTATTTTTAAAATCACCTCCCCATATTTTATAATAATGTTTAATTGACTCCGCAACTCCGTATCCCGTAATCATATCAGCAACCACAATATTTTTATATAAACTGGGCGTATAGTTTTCATCTTCTAGTCTTTTTTTTACACCATACCTTAATTGACCTATCCGATTTATTTTCTCAGATGATGAGGGTGAATAATGTCCTGAAAAAATACCTTCCTGAGGGTGCCATACACCACAATCTTCAGTAATAGGAATTACTTCAGATACTTCGTCAATATTTAAATCTCCGCCTGTACCGTAATAATTTTTTAACAATGGAGCAACAGCCTTATACCACCTTAATAAAACATCCTGTTTACGTGGGTCCGAAGGGTCAAAGTTAATACCTGATTTTGCGCCTCCAATAGCAGGACCACAAATAGTAAACTTAACTTCCATTGTTTTAGCAAGGGATAGAACTTCGTATTTTGTCAATCCTTTTCTCATTCTTGTACCGCCTCCAGCAGCTCCCCCTCTTAAAGAATTTATTACTACCCAACCAATTGCATCTGATTGTGGGTCTTTCCATTCAAAAACAATTTCTGGAGATTTATTTTCGTATTCTTGTAATAAAGATTTCATATAAAAAAGT
This sequence is a window from Flavobacteriales bacterium TMED191. Protein-coding genes within it:
- a CDS encoding TIGR01777 family protein, whose protein sequence is MKEKVLITGAGGLIAKNLGKILLHSGYNICFLSSNKKNLSSNTFYWNFEEKYIDENALHNVDHIIHLAGYNIASNWNKKNKKLMRDSRLKTSELIYNKFVDLKTYPKTFISASAMGYYGFNQNGTKNETEKPGTDWMAQLCVDWESCADQFTKLGSNVIKLRLPLVLDKNAEILKKSLMSFYFGFGVVFANGQQKLPWIHIEDVVRFIAFALKNKKIKGVYNIASRDNISHYQFIDMIKKVKYTYSMLIYMPQLLIKLIFFKKHVLLLNNISLDTKKIQNENFELKYPTIEKAITNLLL
- a CDS encoding amino acid dehydrogenase; the encoded protein is MKSLLQEYENKSPEIVFEWKDPQSDAIGWVVINSLRGGAAGGGTRMRKGLTKYEVLSLAKTMEVKFTICGPAIGGAKSGINFDPSDPRKQDVLLRWYKAVAPLLKNYYGTGGDLNIDEVSEVIPITEDCGVWHPQEGIFSGHYSPSSSEKINRIGQLRYGVKKRLEDENYTPSLYKNIVVADMITGYGVAESIKHYYKIWGGDFKNKRVIVQGWGNVGSSAAYYLSKFGALIVGIIDINGGLINTNGFSTEEIKKLFLNKENNKLISPNLIAFEEVNKQIWDLKADVFIPCAASRLLELDQVNRLLNSGVQLISSGANVPFANKEIFYGSIAEHADKNMSVIPDFISNCGMARVFAYLMSERRVLLTDKDIFEDCSKIIYKALLECYEHSSSNVNITSTALEIALNKLLTKQNSS
- a CDS encoding T9SS C-terminal target domain-containing protein — translated: IELNNENACFTDIILLINSSNESFSWEGSGGIIGELDEFELCNADWCIESFAYDPNYSEIYLSFINEGTYVLNTFINECPELTNTITFNVVENCSSANLETHLNFQMFLDANNNLNINNLEQPSSLEIYNTIGKKLIESNINKKNNLIQLNQYSKGIYTIQIHNENSSFSKKIYIN
- a CDS encoding bifunctional folylpolyglutamate synthase/dihydrofolate synthase, with product MNFNEAIHWIYNQLPSYQEKGKSAYKEDIDNVKFFFDKHNFDLSQFKSIHIAGTNGKGSVAHMLCSVLQQSGYKVGLFTSPHILDFRERIRIDGIKISKVFVEDFINKYKRYFEKIHMSFFEMNVAMAFDYFISEKVDFAIIEVGLGGRLDATNVICPILSIITNTSIDHTNLLGNSLESITNEKAGIVKKNTPILIGEKNSCSYIIEKNAKKLNAPIYYSSNYNYNSDLKGEYQNKNINTCISAVDILRPIYDITDVNIVNGLLNVVKNTGLLGRWQVLNKKPKVICDIAHNYNSMKLVVGQLLKLNKKTSIILGLSHDKDINSIISLFPSNFTYYLTGSYNSRILDPNKLSKYFDRYNLTYEVFDFSFEAYDYLLSKTDENDLICICGSTFVVSDFLKYLDKA
- a CDS encoding biopolymer transporter ExbD, producing MFLKSENKINPNFSMSSMTDIVFLLLIFFMLTSTLVTTNALDIVLPSSSAQPLKKQTISISITEDLRYFINNESIERIFLESKIQTHMKGNDTTIILRAAQTIPLEYVVEVMDVAYRNNFKIVLATQPN
- a CDS encoding MotA/TolQ/ExbB proton channel family protein; translation: MFYYFNFCQLDSLLIQESSDLGIYTDDISVIDLFFQGGVAGQVIIIFLFLLSFITIYLFLERYFTIKKALQKDDYFFNSIKDFLYDGKHSSAIDLCQNTDTPIARILEKGIVRIDKSLEDISVSINNIGKLELSKLENNLAILGTISGSAPMIGFLGTVIGMVLAFYEMASSGGQIDIEMLSRGIYTAMTTTIAGLFVGIMAYISYNYLVSKISKAVFEMESTVIEFLDLIYDQKNN
- a CDS encoding sodium:proton antiporter, yielding MITTLIIIFFLGYLCIAFEHPIKIDKAATAIVTGVICWTILVLCADSGYYQISKELQYHLVHISEILFFLLGAMTIVELVDSHQGFSIITNKIKTSDRIKLLWIISILSFFFSAVLDNLTTAIVMAALLPKIIKGKDDIWFFGGMVILACNAGGAWSPIGDVTTIMLWIGGQVSALNIITSIFIPSLICMLAPLIYLSFTLKGKIIRPKNHNSVENQLNLTTSFERNLVFSLGVAGLLFVPVFKTVTHLPPYMGMLLSLGVLWVVTEVLHRSKNLEEKSNLTVIGVLKKVETPTIFFFLGILLAVSCLQSAGILNSLANYLNNTIGNIYVINVIVGLMSAIVDNVPLVAAAMGMYPIDSVGPFAQDGTFWEFLAYCAGTGGSVLIIGSAAGVAVMGILKIDFMWYLKKISFLAFIGYIYGALAYIILQFL